In Candidatus Margulisiibacteriota bacterium, the following proteins share a genomic window:
- a CDS encoding MFS transporter: MKAKIPANVVWLGFVSLFNDIASEMIYPIVPIFLTAVLGAPMAVIGLIEGVAESTASLLKVFSGWFSDLIGKRKPLTVFGYSFSTISKLFLALAYAWPMVLLARFIDRFGKGIRVAARDALIADSTEPGSRGAVFGFHRAMDTLGAVGGPLLAMGLMALFHDRFRLIFVISFIPALIGVIILQLFVKEVRKPTPPKERLKVGWRDFGARYNWFLLISLIFSLGNSSDVFLILRSKDLGLSTFLVVFAYVIYNVTYAGLSYPAGLMADKIGYRKVIFAGFFIFALVYAGFALTTSAVSVWVLFAVYGFYIAFTEGVSKAYIADLAPKDQVGTAIGLYYTVTGVAVLFASLAAGWLWGTYGPAGPFYYGAVMALLACALFVVSLPILKGVK; encoded by the coding sequence ATGAAAGCCAAAATTCCGGCGAACGTGGTCTGGCTCGGATTTGTCAGTCTTTTTAATGATATCGCTTCGGAAATGATCTATCCGATCGTTCCGATCTTCCTGACCGCCGTCTTGGGGGCGCCGATGGCGGTCATTGGTTTGATCGAAGGAGTGGCGGAATCGACCGCCAGCCTGCTCAAGGTCTTTTCCGGTTGGTTTTCCGATCTGATCGGCAAGCGCAAACCGTTGACTGTTTTCGGCTATTCTTTTTCTACTATCTCCAAGCTTTTTCTGGCTCTGGCTTATGCCTGGCCGATGGTCCTTCTGGCCCGCTTTATCGACCGCTTCGGCAAGGGGATTCGGGTCGCGGCCCGCGACGCCCTGATCGCCGATTCGACCGAGCCGGGAAGTCGGGGGGCGGTCTTTGGCTTTCACCGGGCGATGGATACCTTGGGCGCGGTTGGCGGACCGTTATTGGCGATGGGGTTAATGGCGCTCTTTCATGACCGCTTCCGGCTGATCTTTGTGATCTCTTTTATTCCCGCTTTGATCGGGGTCATAATTCTCCAACTTTTCGTTAAAGAGGTCAGAAAGCCGACCCCGCCAAAAGAACGGCTCAAGGTCGGCTGGCGGGATTTTGGGGCGAGATATAATTGGTTCTTACTGATCAGCCTGATTTTTTCCTTGGGGAACAGCTCCGATGTTTTTCTGATCCTGCGGTCCAAAGACCTGGGGTTATCGACTTTTTTGGTGGTTTTTGCTTATGTCATATACAATGTAACTTACGCCGGGCTGTCATACCCGGCCGGTTTAATGGCCGATAAGATCGGTTACCGGAAAGTCATTTTTGCCGGATTTTTTATCTTCGCGCTGGTTTATGCCGGTTTTGCCCTGACCACTTCGGCGGTTTCCGTTTGGGTCCTTTTCGCGGTTTATGGTTTTTATATTGCTTTTACTGAAGGGGTCAGCAAAGCCTATATTGCCGATTTGGCGCCCAAGGACCAAGTCGGGACGGCAATTGGTCTTTATTATACCGTGACCGGCGTGGCGGTCCTCTTTGCCAGTTTGGCGGCTGGTTGGTTATGGGGAACGTACGGTCCGGCCGGTCCTTTTTATTACGGCGCGGTAATGGCGCTCCTTGCTTGCGCCTTGTTTGTTGTTTCGTTGCCGATCTTAAAAGGAGTCAAATGA